ACATGGAAGGAATGGCGGCGCCTGTTGCAAACCATCGTGTTTATCGTGGTGTTGCGGAAGGCGGGTCACCTGGACGGGTTGCGTTCCCTGTTGCGCGCGGAAGGTGTTCCCATGCGCATGTACCCGTTGCGTTTTCATGATCCGCCGGGCGTGAACGTTCTGGTTTATGATTCCGAGACCCTGCCGTTCTCTTCGACCCGGATCCGGCGCTGGCGCCGTGGCGGCCCTGAAGCGGTGGAAATGCTGGACCCTTGTGTAGAGAACGTAATGGAGGAAAAAGGCCTATATGGAGAGTGAAGCCTATCAAGCCGTTCTGGAAGACCTGAAGCGCCGGCGCATTCCGGCTGAAGTCAAAGACGCGGTACGTGCCATGCTGGACAAGCAGGCTCACGATGTCGTTGTCTTAAAGATAAAGGACATCAGTGATGTGACCGATTACATGGTGATTGCCCACGGAAACAGTGCGCGGCAGAACCTGGCCGTGGCCGACGAAGTAAAACGCCGGCTGCGGAGGATTCATCGCCTGAAAGCGTCCAATACAGAGGGAGAAGCAGCGGCCGAGTGGATTCTGCTTGATTACTTTGATTTCGTGGTGCATGTTTTTACCGCGCAGAACCGACGCAAGTTTGCCTTGGAAAAACTCTGGATGGATGCCAAACACTACCGATTTTGTCTCGGTTGACCACTTAACCGATCCCGCTTCCCTGGAGGTGCGGCGCCTCCTGGACCGCGCCGCTTTACTCAAAACACCGGTGCTGCTGACTGGAGAAACGGGTACTGGAAAGGACGTTTGGGCGGAGTATCTTCACACCGTCAGCGGTGGTCATCCATTCCTGAACCTGCACTGTGGGGATGTGCCGGAGACCCTGTTGGAAAGCGAATGGTTCGGATATCGCCGGGGGGCGTTTACCGGTGCGGAACACGATTTCAGCGGGAAATGGGCCGCGGCGGGAAACGGCACCTTGTTTTTAAACCGCATCGATTTGCTCAGTTTGGGAATCCAGGCCAAGTTGTTGCGAATCATAGAAGGTCGCAGATATTATTCATTGGGAGATGTCCGTGAACGCATGGTAACCGCGCGTTTTGTATTCAGCGCGGACATGGATATTGAAAAACGGGTGCGTGAAGGTATTTTCAGGTCCGACCTTTTCTACCGCATTTCCACCCTGACAGTTCCCGTACCACCCCTGCGTGAGCGACCGGAGGATATTCGTTCCCTGCTGCTGCACTTTGCGCGGAGGTTCGGGGTTGAAGTACGCTTGACCGCTGATGGGCGGCGGCGCTTACGGGATTATCCCTGGCCGGGCAATATCCGCGAACTCCAGAACCTGGTTGAATCCGCCCGCATCTTTGGCGGGATGTTGACGGATGAACGAATCGAGCACCTGGTCCATGACGGGACCACTTTGCTGGAGCTGGCCTGTGCCCGGGAATGGAGCCTGGAAAAATTGGAAGAAGAATACATCCGTTATTTGATGCGCCGCTATCCCCACCGCACAACCGTGGCGCGGATACTCGGGATCTCGCGCAAATCCCTTTACAACCGCTTGAAACGCTATGAATCAAGTTGACTTCCTGGTACCGGGGCGGCAGAAATTCAAGGAACTGGCCGTCCTGGAAAAAAAGTATTTACAACGCATTGAATTTTATGTAAAATTCACACTCAAAAATCTGAGGGAACAAAAATCCGCGAACGATCAGTTGTTGCGGAAAAGGGAAGGGGAACAGATGCTGCAAACCCTGTCTCGCCAGGATTACGTGGTCGGCCTTGATGCTTGCGGGCGCAGCCTTGATTCCCAGGGATTCGCCGAATTTCTGGCAGGCTGCATGTCCCGGGTCGGCGGCAAACTGGTGTTTGTCATGGGTGGCCGCGCCGGACTGGCTGAAGATGTCCGCAAGAGGGCGGATGATTTCCTTTCTTTTTCACCCATGACTTTTCCTCACGACTTGTTCCGCGTGATATTTCTTGAGCAGTTGTATCGTGCCCTTTCCATTATCAAGGGCCATGCATACCACCGCTAAAGCGAGGAAGAAATGGATGCGCGAGATGAGAAGCGTTTTGGACGGAGATTGCTTGGGCTTCGCGAAGAACTGAACCGCCTGGTACAGGCCCAGGACGGTGAGGTCGAAAGCGGCCGGGACAGCATGGATGAAGTAGATCAGGCGACTGAATTGATTGAACGGGAATTCGGTTCCCTAATCGCCACCAATGCCAGGGCCAGTCTGGAGAAGGTCAATGCGGCACTGGCGCGGATCGAGGCCGGGGATTACGGAAAGTGCCAGGAATGTGGAGTTGAGATCCCGACAAAGCGGCTGCTGGCGTTGCCTTTTGCTTTGTATTGCGTCAAATGCCAGCAGGCTTTGGAAGAAGATCAGTAGCCGCCGGGTCGAAAACACGGTTGCCTCGAAACCTGATTTGTTTTACCCTTTTGTTTTGAGTCAGCAAAATAGGAGGCGTAACCATGTTTAACGCATCCGTATACAGAGAGCGACGGCAGGTCCTGCGCCGCCAGATGGGTTCCGGCTTGCTGCTGTTTCCAGGGAACGGCGAAAGCCCCATGAATTACCCGGCCAATACGTATCCATTCCGTCAGGACAGCAGTTTCCTCTATTACTTCGGTGTGGACAAGCCGGGGTTTGTCGGATTGATCGATGTGGATGAAGATTGCGACTACCTGTACGGAAACGATTTCGACATTGACGACATCATCTGGATGGGCCCCCAGCCATCGGTACGCGAGTTGGCCGACGTGGTGGGGATCAACTCCACTGGTGACAACAGCCAGTTGGCCGAGCGTCTCGCCGCGGCGGTGAACGCGGGGCGACGCATTCACTTCCTGTCGCCTTATCGCATGGAAGAACAGGTGCGGATCGCGGAATGGCTGGGATTAGACGTCGCGGCCGTCAATCGCCATGCTTCCAGAGCAATGATCCGGGCTGTAGTAACCCAGCGGTCAACAAAAAGCGAGGCCGAGATCCGGGAGATCGAAAAAGCACTGGAGATCTCTTCGCGCATATACGAAACCGTAATGGATCTGGCCCGGCCGGGAGTCAACGAAGGCGAAGTGGCCGGGGCCCTTCTGGGAGTGGTGGGCCGAGCGAACAGCCATATTTCTTTTCCCACCATACTATCCGTGCACGGGGAGACCTTGCACAATCACTTCCACGGCAACGAAATGCGGGAAGATGATCTGCTGGTCGTGGATTCCGGGGCTGAATCACCGGAACACTATGCTTCAGATATCACGCGCACCTTCCCGGTGGGGGGGCGTTTCACTCCCGTTCAGCGCCAGGTTTACGAGATCGTACTCCGGGCACAGGAAGCCGCCATTCAGGCCATGCGCCCCGGTACGCGTTTTCTGGACTGCCACATGATGGCTGCGCGTGAGATCGCCACCGGACTCAAAGAGATCGGCCTGATGAAGGGAGACGTGGATGAGGCCGTACAGGCGGGTGCCCATGCCCTCTTCTTTCCTCACGGCCTGGGGCATATGATGGGCCTGGATGTCCATGACATGGAGAATCTGGGAGAAAACCTGGTGGGGTACGATGAAACCATCAGCCGCAGCCGGCAGTTTGGATTATCCGCCCTGCGCATGGCCAGGGAGCT
This window of the Candidatus Aminicenantes bacterium genome carries:
- the rsfS gene encoding ribosome silencing factor; translation: MESEAYQAVLEDLKRRRIPAEVKDAVRAMLDKQAHDVVVLKIKDISDVTDYMVIAHGNSARQNLAVADEVKRRLRRIHRLKASNTEGEAAAEWILLDYFDFVVHVFTAQNRRKFALEKLWMDAKHYRFCLG
- a CDS encoding sigma-54-dependent Fis family transcriptional regulator, with the protein product MFLPRRTDASLPWKNSGWMPNTTDFVSVDHLTDPASLEVRRLLDRAALLKTPVLLTGETGTGKDVWAEYLHTVSGGHPFLNLHCGDVPETLLESEWFGYRRGAFTGAEHDFSGKWAAAGNGTLFLNRIDLLSLGIQAKLLRIIEGRRYYSLGDVRERMVTARFVFSADMDIEKRVREGIFRSDLFYRISTLTVPVPPLRERPEDIRSLLLHFARRFGVEVRLTADGRRRLRDYPWPGNIRELQNLVESARIFGGMLTDERIEHLVHDGTTLLELACAREWSLEKLEEEYIRYLMRRYPHRTTVARILGISRKSLYNRLKRYESS
- a CDS encoding 23S rRNA (pseudouridine(1915)-N(3))-methyltransferase RlmH, producing the protein MNQVDFLVPGRQKFKELAVLEKKYLQRIEFYVKFTLKNLREQKSANDQLLRKREGEQMLQTLSRQDYVVGLDACGRSLDSQGFAEFLAGCMSRVGGKLVFVMGGRAGLAEDVRKRADDFLSFSPMTFPHDLFRVIFLEQLYRALSIIKGHAYHR
- a CDS encoding TraR/DksA family transcriptional regulator encodes the protein MDARDEKRFGRRLLGLREELNRLVQAQDGEVESGRDSMDEVDQATELIEREFGSLIATNARASLEKVNAALARIEAGDYGKCQECGVEIPTKRLLALPFALYCVKCQQALEEDQ
- a CDS encoding aminopeptidase P family protein produces the protein MFNASVYRERRQVLRRQMGSGLLLFPGNGESPMNYPANTYPFRQDSSFLYYFGVDKPGFVGLIDVDEDCDYLYGNDFDIDDIIWMGPQPSVRELADVVGINSTGDNSQLAERLAAAVNAGRRIHFLSPYRMEEQVRIAEWLGLDVAAVNRHASRAMIRAVVTQRSTKSEAEIREIEKALEISSRIYETVMDLARPGVNEGEVAGALLGVVGRANSHISFPTILSVHGETLHNHFHGNEMREDDLLVVDSGAESPEHYASDITRTFPVGGRFTPVQRQVYEIVLRAQEAAIQAMRPGTRFLDCHMMAAREIATGLKEIGLMKGDVDEAVQAGAHALFFPHGLGHMMGLDVHDMENLGENLVGYDETISRSRQFGLSALRMARELFPGFVVTVEPGIYFIPALIDQWRREGAHSDFIDYDALETFRDFGGIRIEDDVLVTAEGHRVLGPKIPKTVADIESGMKG